CGGCGGATTCATTGCCATTTTAGGTATTGTTATTCTGCCAATAACGACCGGTGATACGGCATTACGTTCCTCCAGAATGATGCTTGCTGAATTATTAACTGACCTGACGAAGAAAGAGTTTAATGGGAAAGGGAAATTAGCCTTTCTTATCATACCAGTAGCAGGAATAACGCTATATCTAACTACGATTGATTATAGCTTCCTCTGGCGCTATGTCGGTGGATCTAATCAAATCGTTGCTGCGGTTATGTTATGGACCGCATCTATGTACCTCGTGGAAAACAACAAGTTCCATTGGATCTGCAGTATTCCGGCAATATTCATGACAGCGGTGGTCAGCACGTATATCTTCTATGCACCGGAAGGCTTTAACTTGGACTACGGTATTTCCCTGGCGCTAGGAGCGGTTATTTGGTTGGCAGTACTTGCATGGTTTGTTATGCGTCTTATTAAACATAAAACGGTTGGCGGCTATAAGGATTTGGATGTTAAAGTGGGATAGTAAGAATCAGGCATGCGCTGTTTGAAACAAACACGCCCAGCAATTGCTAGATTGCTCGCGGCGTGTTTTTTGTTTTTCGAATCTGAAACATCCAACAACCAACCTTGCCACGAAACATTGGAGATGGTGGTTGTCTTTTTAAGAGTTGATCGCCTTAGTAGTTGTTAAAGGGCTAAGGGCTGTGTAGTCAATACTTGGTCCTTTGCTGTCTATATCAAACATCATTCATAGGACCTATCAATTAAACCAATCTCCAACTATATAATGATAATTGGAATAACAAACTAGTTGTCCACTTATAGTAGAAAAGAAAAGACGATTAATCAGTAGTTTGCAAGGATAAGATAATCTGAATAATCAGCGTAACTTTTACTGACTTCTGTCGTCTAAGTTATGGAATGAACAAATTAGGAGGAAACCGTTTGGTCAAAAAACACAAAAACGTCAAGCTCTTGACGTCAGCTGCCGTGCTGACGAGTGCCATTGTAGCGCCTGTTGTTGTTTCTGCGGCTCCAACGTATTACAAGGATGTCCCACCATCTCATGTTGCTTATGATTCGATTATGTATATGTCTGGCAAGGGCATTATTAATGGGTATGCCGATGGGACATTCCGCCCTTCTGAAAAGGTGACCCGTGGCCAGGCTGCGAAAATATTGGCTATTTCATTGAATTTGGATCTGAACAATGCTCGCAATCCTCATTTCCGTGATGTCCCGACTTCCCATGGGTTTTACAAGTACATTGCGGCACTTTACGAGGCAGGCATCATCGATGGGTACTCGAACGGCAATTTCGGAGTGAATGATCCGTTGAACCGTGGACAGATGGCGAAAATCTTGGCCTTAGCTTATCAACTCGAAAAGCAACCATTGCGTACGGCTAAGTTCACAGATGTCTCTGCAAATGCATTTTACGCCGGCTACTTGCAGTCCTTAATTGACAACAAAATCACTTTTGGAATCACGCCTACCCGATTTGCACCAAACCAATATGTAGACCGTGGGCAGATGGCGATGTTCGTACACCGGAGCGAACTGGCAACGAACCGGACAGATACTGTGAATGCAACGATTTCAACTTTTGATGGGTACTCACTGCAAACTGATAAGGGCTTTTACGACATTCCTGCATCCTTGCGCTATTTCTTCTCTTCCCAAAACTACAATGCTTTAAAAAACGCAAAAATCTCTTTCAATCATGACAAAGGTGCCCTGACGTCCATCACGCAACTTGAACTCAGGAACTCAGGAACCTCGTCCAATATAATTACATTGTACGGAAACAACACAACCTTGAATGGCAGTCTGGTCATCGATGCCGATTACCTCAATGTCAGGGATCTGACAGTTACTAAAAACCTCAGCTTCGGTTCTGAAACACAAAATTATTTCACTGGAGATACGCTGAACATTAAAGGTTCTACGACTAGTAACGATTACACTTCAACTTCCAATCGAACTCTTAACCTCACATTCAATAACACCACGCTAAACACAGTACAACTATCCAAATCCAACACGAATTTCACACTCACCAACAAGTCATTCGCACAATCCATTACAATGAAAGCAAATGGTACTGTCAGAACAAATGATACTTCCCGGGTCAATGAGGTTTCATTAGAGGGCTCTATGTCAGAGGCGGCAATCTACTCAACTATCCCTAAGCTATCAGTCTCCACGACAAGGGATGTTACAGTGAATGGATCAGGTACGATTACAACCTTCAACATCCTTACGAACCGCCTTGTGACAATCAATACAGCTGGAACCATCTCAACACTGGACATTCCACGTGATGGCTATGTTAACGTAAGCTCGCAAACTTGGGTGGCCAATGCACTCATTCCTTGGAATACATCCATTAAAGATGTCATCCGGAACTACGATTCAGCCAAATACCGAATTGAACGGATTAACGGAGTCAAAAACCCGGATCAGACGCCTCCTTATGAGCCGCCAGTGTACCAGGACATCACAATCCGGGCTGCAAGTATGGACGCCAATGGAGTCATCTCCATGACTTTTGACCAAAATCCTACGAAGTATAAGATGATTACGAAAACTAAAATGTATGCTGGGGACGTAAAAACAAACCAAACGCTGGAACTGACAAATCTCTCCATTGGTAATGGGAATTACACGAGCGGCCAAGCGGGGACATTCACGTGGACCGAAGGAAAGAACCAATATTCCACTTCCTACTCGACAGTCTCTTCGAGTGGCAACTGGAAGACGGTTACTTTCTATGAGGATACCCGCTTAAAGAACAAGATATTTGGAATCACTTATCGGGTCAGCAGTTTAGGGTTGGAAGTTGCAACTGACTTTACGGACGATACAGTAACTTTCCTGAATAACTCCACATTCTCTGTCGTAGGTACTAAAGGATCGTATACTTCGATTGCCGGTTCAAAAATTGCTGTTCCAACAGGTACTATTACAAATGAAACTGAATTACAAAGAGCACTCTCTTTGAAGGTTCCTGAAATAACGATTTCTAAAGATATTACGATCACTAAGCCAGTAGCGATCAACTATCCAAATGTAAAGATTCAAGCGATTAATGGAGCGGCCATTAAAGTTTCTGATGGATTACGGTACAAATCCGAAGAAGCTGCCATTACATTTGATGAAAATGCAAAGAATGCAAAGTGGCAGAATGTGAAGTTGGTCGGACATTTCAATACACGAGGCCATGGAATACTTGTCAATTCCGACAATGTCACTTTCGAGAATGCTGAGGTCACGAACTTCGCGGGCTACAATATCGTTTCGGATAATACGTCATCCGTTACTTTGAATAAAGTGAAACTATCCAATGCCAAAGGCGGTTTGCATGTCTATACATCCAGAACTTCATCCCCGACAACCGTCAATTTAACCAACGTTGAAACAACGAATAACCAAGACGGCGGGGTTAATTTAGTTGCGGATCGGGGAAGTAGTAAAATCATCGTTACTGGGAAAGGCAACAAGCATAATGACCAGTCTAAAGGTGTACCGGCTCCTGCATTTTGGACAGATGGGAATGGAGAGTTCGATTTTAAACTTGCGGACTTACATCTTTACACAAAAATACAAAATGCCTATTATCATATCGACAATGACCTGGAGTTTTCTCATGCTGTCTCACAGTTAAGTAAAACAAAAACAGAAAAGCAGACTCCGGGAATGAACATTGCCGACAATTTCACAACCAACAAACCACTTAAAGTTAACGAGGCAATTTCCATTAACGGAAATGGAAAGACGATAACTCTTAATTCCAAAGGGGATCCAAAAAGAAACGCTGAAGGACTTCTGATCAGCTCGTCAGTTGTCATCGACAATCTGAACTTCGCTGCCGGGAAAGAAATGAAGGATCATCTAATTGAAGTAAGCGGAAATGGAGCTTCATTGGCACTATCAAACACAACATTGAAAGATTCCAGGTTAGGTGCAATATACGTGGGTAATTCCGAGAAGAAAGAGACTAAAGAGAAACTTACACTGAAAGGTTCTATTGCCTTATCCAACAATGAATTGGGTGGAGTTGGGGCAATGAATGGTGTAACGATTATTGCGAAAGAAGCAAAAATCACTTACACTCCTTCCACACGTACGAACAATGTTGTCTATAAGAATACAAATCGAAAAGGCAGCATTAAAGTGGAGCCGATTTTCTGGGCAGACTCCCTGGATGTACTAGTTGACCTGCCAGATGGATTCAAGAAGTATGAGGTATCTAGGGATAAGAAGAATAACAAGATATTGTCCAATGATCGAAATTCTGCTACAGAGGTTATTTATAGTAGATAACATAAAGGCCTTCCCGCACGTTAGGGGAGGCCTTTCATCAAATATTAATTTTCGAAAGTTGGCGGCGCTCACTAATTATGTGTAGCCGCTCGTAAAAAGGATTTCGCGCTCGTAAACTGGACTCAGCGCTCGTAAATTCAGTTTCACGCTCGTAAATAGTAATCTACGCTCGTAAAATCACCTGTGCGCTCGTAAACAGGAATCCACGCTCGTAAACTTCCTCTTTGCGCTCGTAAACAAGAAGCCACGTTTAATCAATTCATTAAGAAAACAGGTGAAAAAATGCTATTTGCAATCTTTCACCTGTACTCCTCTATAATTACTTCACAATCACCTCAATCGGCTCTCCAACAATATTCCACTCCGTACCTAGCATGGTGAATGTGTGTTTCACGAATACTTGGGCTGTTCCAGGAGAGACAGCTTCGATTGTGTTGCCAGTCAGTTTGACGACGCCGTTGTCATCAGCGACAAACAGTTCGGATGCGATGTTCTCCTTTTTAGCGGTGCGGTAATTGACAAAGGCTTTTGCTTGGACTGTGGATGTTTTGCCTGGCTTCAGGTTGATTTTCTTAATGGGTGTTTCGAGTCTGATCGGTGAATCTGTGAGCCATTGCATGTAGTCGGTGATGGGGCCGACGAGTCCTTGTGCGAGTTTATCGCGGAAAGGCTCTTCAGCACGGAATGTCCAGTGCATCGTCAGCATGCCGCGTTGGCGCATATACGTGATGAATTCTTCGTATGTGCTTCCGTAGCTTGCATTTAATGTGACTTGATTCGATGTTCCGTAGTCCATCATCTTTTGGGCGTTTTTGATTTTTGCTTCTGTCGTTGCTGGCACTGCAGCGGAATACAGGTAACCGACAGGGATTTCAGGTTTTAATTCAAAGGAATCGATCATGCTGCCGAGGTCAAAGCTTTGCAGGACGACTTGGTCGACCATCCCTTCTTCTTCGATTTCCCTTATCACTTGCTCCTCGATGCCGACGCCTTTCAATTCGACGAGAAGGATGACGTCTTTTCCTTTGAATTCTTGAAGGAACTCTTTGAATGTCGGTACTTGCTCTCCAGCGAATTCTTCACTGTATTTAATGCCTGCATCGAGCTGACGGATTTCATCGAACGTCAAATCGCTTACCGCACCCGTCCCATTTGTCGTCCGGTTCACGGTCAAGTCATGCATGATAATCAGGTGGCCGTCTTTCGTCAATTGTAAATCCGTTTCGATCTGATCCGCGCCAAGCTCGTAAGCCAGTCGGTACCCTGCCATTGTGTTTTCAGGGGCTAGCGACGGGACCCCACGGTGGGCGGCGACGATCGGTCGTTTGACGATTGTGTTTTCAGGGTACTTTCCAAGCGCCTCAATGGAAGCGGCAGGGTTATCTGTGATGATGCCGTCTGCTCCTGTGTGGATGAGCGCGTGTGCACTGTTTTCATCTTCGGCACCGATTCCCCATACGGCTACCATCCTTGTGTGCAAGTAGTGGACATTTTCCACATCGAGAAGTTTTTCCGGAATGAGCGCAACTTTTGCATTGCTAGCATGGACGGTCCGGATCAGTTCGTTAAGGTCATGTTTGTTGAATGAATTCTTCGTGTAGACGATTCCACCTCTTGCTGTAGGCATCAGGTTAGTGATTGCCTTCACGATTTCCGGATGGGACGAGACGATATGAACGTCAGTCGTCTGTGCAGCATCCAAGCTTTCTATGATTACTTCTTCAATGCCTTTCGTTTCGATTTGCAAGATTGGAATGCGCTTGTTTTGTACATTGGCCAGTGCATCGCGTAATGGCACGCCATCCGTCACCAATTCACCTACGCCATTCTGTTCAACTTTCAGGAGCACAGATGCTGTATTTGAAGATTCGGAGGCAGCCAAGGATTGTCCGATTAGTGTAGGTGCGTTTATGATATTTGTCTCCGGCTCTTGTGGAAGGAAAGCGCCCGCGTTTTCAACTGGCGGCAACCCTTGCTCGAAAGATGAAACTTTCACATTGTCGAATAGGACGGTGGCTCCGTTTGCTTGGAAGCCGATGTCGCCGTTAAGTAAACCGGATGCTTGATCTGTATTGATGACAAGTTTGTTATTAATGAACTGCTGAACACGATTATTGCTTGCAATGATTTTAATTCGATAAGGCTTGTTGTACTCGAACTTTTCCGTGAAGAATGTAGCTTCGGGTACGACCCATTTGTTCTGGGCATTCCTCTCTGCAAACTCCGCGCCATTCAGCGCTGTCGTACCTCTCCGGATTGCGAATTGATAATATGGATAATTCGCCGATTGCACACGGAACATCATTGATGCCCATCGAGTATCTTCGACTGCGGAAACGAAAGTCATATCTGCCTCAAACACGATGTTTCCGTTCTTATCGGGGAGCGGTACAAGCACTCTCGCCGGTGAAGCTGACGAAGGCGAAGTTACCTTCAGTGCCCCATCTTCAACGGATGCTTGTCCTTGAATGACGCTCCATCCTTCCGGCATCACGCCATCCAATTGCTCAAAGTCCTCTTCGACGAGTACGGTTTGATCGGCACTCGCCAGATTTCCAGCGCCGAACAAATAGCCGATACCCGCCACCAGTGCGACAACGCCAAGGGTTACCCACTTCATAATTCCTTTCATCATCCCAATTCCTCCTTTCGAATTAGATCGCCAATCTAGCAACCTAGGTAGCAATCGGTTAGAAGTATACATGATTCCCAATTGTTTGAAAGTTAAATTATTGTAAAGGGGCTAAAAACAATTCTTTATTACCGGAAGCGCTATTAATTCCATTTCAAATGAACTAGTTCACCTCGTAGGGTGACAGACTCATAACCAATATGGTTATGGAAATGAGTGAAAGATCTAAATAATGTTTATTAAAAAATAGAATACTATTGCAATTGTATGAATCTACTGTATACTATGGGTAGTTGAATATAGGCAGAGACGATGAGATGAAAGCCTAGAATGTAAGCCCTTTCTGGAAAAGGGGTTCATTTGGCGTTCCTCTCTTTTTTCTTGCCTAATAAAATCTTAGGGGGATTTTCATGAAAAGATTTGGTGGATTGGCTGCTAGTATCTTGTTGGCTACAGGATTGCTGGCCGGTTGTGCAGGGGGAGCTTCAGAAGGTGACGGAGATGGAAAAGGAGGGGGCAGGATCACTCTTTATTCACCGGAAACACCTGATTTTACGAAGGAATTGGCTCAGAAGTATGAGGAGGTACATGGCGATAAAGTCGATGTACATTACGCCGGGACGAATATCCTTGTCAATCAGATGATGGCTGAGAAGGACAATCCGAAAGCGGACGTCTGGTACGGCGGTGGAGGAATCCTTCCGTTTGAAGCAGCAGTAGATCGTGGAATCCTTGCTTCTTATATCCCGGATTTCGCAGCAGATTGGGATGTTGTGGAGAATGGCATTAAATTAAAGCACCAGGACGGTAAATATGTCGGCGTAGAACTGTTCGTATTAGGGTTTTCTTATAACACCGACTTGGTGACTGAAGAAGAGGCCCCGAAGACGTGGGCAGATCTGCTTGACCCGAAATGGGAAGGGAAGATCCAGTTCCCGAACCCTGCAGCATCCGGTACCGCCACTCTAATGGTTATGGACCAAATGATGCAGCAAGGTGAAGACGAAGCTTGGGAGTATTTTGAAAAACTTGTAAAGCAAGCGAACTCGATCCCTGACTCCGGTTCAGCTCCAACTAAAGCCGTAGCGATGGGTGAAGCGCATATCGGCGTCGGTTTTGACTTCATGGCCTATGAGCAAAAGGCTAAAGGTGAAACTGTAGACTTCATCGTTCCTGATAAAACACCGGTGCTTGTCAACCCTGCAACTTTGATTGAAGGTGGTCCGAATGCTGAAGGCGGCAAGAAATTCATGGATTTCCTTCTTTCAAAAGAAGCTCAGCAGATCATGGCGGATTGGTACCATATCCCGATCAACCCGGACGTGGAATCTAAAACTCCATTGACGCTTGATAAGGTGAAAGAGCATGCTGTCGATCTTGATATCGATTGGGTGAATGAAAACTACGATCGCGTTCGTAACGAATGGAAAGACAAATTTCAATAAATAAGGGTGAATATGTATGGGGTCAGTAAAAATTAAGAACATGACAAAAACGTTTGGGGACTTTACTGCCCTTCACGACATTAACCTTGATATCGAGGAGGGCGAATTTTTCGCTCTTCTCGGTCCTTCGGGATGTGGGAAAACGACAACGATGCGGTGTATTGCCGGTTTCGAAAATCCTACATCGGGATCCATTTACATAGGAAATCGTGAAGTGGAAAAGATTCCGGCAAACAGACGGAATTGCGGTATGGTCTTTCAAAGCTATGCATTATTTCCACATATGAATGTGTTTGAAAACGTTGCATACAGCTTGAACATCAAGCAGCTCAATGCAAGCAATCCGATTAAACAAATGGGGATCTACGCACGTCTATTGACGAAGAGGTTCGGAAAATATCCGGAAGATCTGAAGAATAAAGTAATGGAAATTTTAGAGTATGTTGAGTTGGAAAATCATGCGGAACGGTTGACGAGTGAACTGTCGGGCGGCCAGCAACAACGGGTGGCCTTGGCACGAGCATTGGTCATGGAGCCTGCAGTTCTTCTAATGGATGAGCCGTTATCCAACTTGGATCAGAAATTACGGCATTCCATGCGAAACACCATCCGGACGATTCAACAGGATTTGGGCATTACGACGATCTTCGTCACGCACGACCAAGAAGAGGCGATGAGCATGGCGGACCGTGTTGCGGTCATGGATAAAGGCGAAATCGTTCAAATCGGAACTCCGACAGAGCTATACAGTAATCCGTCTACGCCATTCATCGCAAATTTCGTTGGTACCTCGAACATTCTGAAAGGCACTGTTGAAGGCGAAGAGAATGGATTCACTGTCGTCAAAGGGGAAGGGTTTTTACTCCGTTCATCCAATAAAGCGAAGAAAAAAGAAGTGGATGTCATCATCCGTCCGGAACACGTAAAAGTGGAAGCTGCGGACAGTGTGATTGATCACGCGAAGACGAATGTAATTGAAGGGACTGTCATCATGTCCACGTATTTAGGGTCGATCGTCAGGTATGACGTCCAAGTCGGCTCCTATCAATTGATTGTCGATACAACGTATTCCTCAGGAGCTAATATTTTTGAGGAAGGGAAGAAAGTGAAGTTGACTGTGGACCACGAGAGGGTGCTGTTAATATGAACCGTATCAAAAACAGCTTCAATGGGTTGACGGTCGTAAAAGTCCTCATTTATGCATTCTTTGGCCTGTTCATGTTGCTGCCGCTTCTCTCCGTGTTCGTTGTCAGTTTCACTGGTGAACCGACGAACCTATTAGGCTCCTTGACGGATCCGGCCATTTTCAATTCGACGCTTGAAAAGTTCAAGAACATTTCATTGGATAATTATAAAAGGATCTTCTCGGGCAAAGGTTATTTCTCTGCATTGAAAAACAGCCTTGCACTAGCATTTACCGTTACCATCATCATTATCCTTGTTTGTATTCCCCTTGCATATGGGATTGCAAGGACGAAAATGCCTTTTAAAAAGACGATTTCCGCATTATGCATGATTCCATTGATCGTACCGACGTTCATTTCTGCATATGCATTTATCATCATGTTCGGACGGGCTGGATGGGTGACGCAAATCTATAACGCGCTGGGCGGGGAAGGCATGTTGTTGAACCCCTATTCGATGGCCGGGGTCGTTGCGGTGCAAGTATTCTTCTTTTTCCCTTACGCATTATGGCCGTTAGTGGCGGCATTCAAGGTTAGTGATATCAGTTTGGAAGAGGCTTCCCAAAATCTCGGGGCGAAAAACTGGTTCACCTTCATCTTCGTGACGTTCCCGCTTGCGTTGCCAGGGGTCATTTCGAGCGCATTGCTCATCTTTACGGTGAGCTTCTCGGATTTCGGAAGTCCGATTGTCCTGGCACCAAAAGAGTTGAATTTGCTCGTCGTTGAAGCGTATCGAGAGATTTCAGGATTCTTCAACTGGGGCGGGGCAGCCATTCTGACGGTTGTCATGGTGATCGTGGCGGCATTCTTCTTCTATCTCCAGCATTTATATACGAAGGGGAAAAACTATGGCTCCGTTTCCGGAAAGCCGAAGCAGCAGAAGCTCATTGAGAATAAGTTATTGACGCGCGTACTATCCGGCTATTCTCTGTTTGTCGTATTGATTCCGCTATTGGCGATGCTTTCCGTGGCACTTCAATCCGTTGCAACGACATGGGGCAAGGATTTATTGCCGAGCGGCTATACATTGAACCACTATAAAACGATCTTTTCAACGTCGATGGGCAATATCCAAAACAGTATTATGCTCGCGACTGGCGCGTTGGTGTTAAGTGTTATCATCGCAACATTTGTATCGTATTTCGTCGTCAGACAGAATTCAGCGAAATTGGATTTTATCGCGTCCATTCCATTGGTCGTGCCGGGAATCGCATTCGGGATCGCGTTGATACAGACATTCAATACGATGCCGCTGCAATTGACGGGGACTGCTTTACTTTTGATTATCGCTTATACGATCAGGCGACTTCCGTATATGGTCCGTTCAACGATGGGTTCCATGCGGGCCATCAAACAGGATATTGAAGAAGCGGCAGTGAATCTTGGCGCCACCCCTCTGACCGCAGCGATTACAATCGTAGGACCGTTAATGCTGCCTGGAATTGCAGCCGGATCCGTACTTGTTTTTATTACGGTCATTAAAGAGGCAAGTGTTTCGATCCTGTTGGCTCCGCCTGAATGGGCACCAATGAGTTTGGCGATCTTCCAGAACATACTTCGCGCAGAGTACTATTCAGCGGCAGCGATGTCTATCGTCCTCATCGTCTTAGTACTAGTTTTGCAGGGCATTGCCAGTTTTATCGGGAAAAAACAACGTCTTTAATTGGAAGAGTGAAGTGTGAGCTTGTACACAAATACTGTTTTAGGTATAACTGACT
The sequence above is drawn from the Sporosarcina luteola genome and encodes:
- a CDS encoding ABC transporter ATP-binding protein, giving the protein MGSVKIKNMTKTFGDFTALHDINLDIEEGEFFALLGPSGCGKTTTMRCIAGFENPTSGSIYIGNREVEKIPANRRNCGMVFQSYALFPHMNVFENVAYSLNIKQLNASNPIKQMGIYARLLTKRFGKYPEDLKNKVMEILEYVELENHAERLTSELSGGQQQRVALARALVMEPAVLLMDEPLSNLDQKLRHSMRNTIRTIQQDLGITTIFVTHDQEEAMSMADRVAVMDKGEIVQIGTPTELYSNPSTPFIANFVGTSNILKGTVEGEENGFTVVKGEGFLLRSSNKAKKKEVDVIIRPEHVKVEAADSVIDHAKTNVIEGTVIMSTYLGSIVRYDVQVGSYQLIVDTTYSSGANIFEEGKKVKLTVDHERVLLI
- a CDS encoding glycerophosphodiester phosphodiesterase family protein is translated as MMKGIMKWVTLGVVALVAGIGYLFGAGNLASADQTVLVEEDFEQLDGVMPEGWSVIQGQASVEDGALKVTSPSSASPARVLVPLPDKNGNIVFEADMTFVSAVEDTRWASMMFRVQSANYPYYQFAIRRGTTALNGAEFAERNAQNKWVVPEATFFTEKFEYNKPYRIKIIASNNRVQQFINNKLVINTDQASGLLNGDIGFQANGATVLFDNVKVSSFEQGLPPVENAGAFLPQEPETNIINAPTLIGQSLAASESSNTASVLLKVEQNGVGELVTDGVPLRDALANVQNKRIPILQIETKGIEEVIIESLDAAQTTDVHIVSSHPEIVKAITNLMPTARGGIVYTKNSFNKHDLNELIRTVHASNAKVALIPEKLLDVENVHYLHTRMVAVWGIGAEDENSAHALIHTGADGIITDNPAASIEALGKYPENTIVKRPIVAAHRGVPSLAPENTMAGYRLAYELGADQIETDLQLTKDGHLIIMHDLTVNRTTNGTGAVSDLTFDEIRQLDAGIKYSEEFAGEQVPTFKEFLQEFKGKDVILLVELKGVGIEEQVIREIEEEGMVDQVVLQSFDLGSMIDSFELKPEIPVGYLYSAAVPATTEAKIKNAQKMMDYGTSNQVTLNASYGSTYEEFITYMRQRGMLTMHWTFRAEEPFRDKLAQGLVGPITDYMQWLTDSPIRLETPIKKINLKPGKTSTVQAKAFVNYRTAKKENIASELFVADDNGVVKLTGNTIEAVSPGTAQVFVKHTFTMLGTEWNIVGEPIEVIVK
- a CDS encoding ABC transporter substrate-binding protein; protein product: MKRFGGLAASILLATGLLAGCAGGASEGDGDGKGGGRITLYSPETPDFTKELAQKYEEVHGDKVDVHYAGTNILVNQMMAEKDNPKADVWYGGGGILPFEAAVDRGILASYIPDFAADWDVVENGIKLKHQDGKYVGVELFVLGFSYNTDLVTEEEAPKTWADLLDPKWEGKIQFPNPAASGTATLMVMDQMMQQGEDEAWEYFEKLVKQANSIPDSGSAPTKAVAMGEAHIGVGFDFMAYEQKAKGETVDFIVPDKTPVLVNPATLIEGGPNAEGGKKFMDFLLSKEAQQIMADWYHIPINPDVESKTPLTLDKVKEHAVDLDIDWVNENYDRVRNEWKDKFQ
- a CDS encoding S-layer homology domain-containing protein, translating into MVKKHKNVKLLTSAAVLTSAIVAPVVVSAAPTYYKDVPPSHVAYDSIMYMSGKGIINGYADGTFRPSEKVTRGQAAKILAISLNLDLNNARNPHFRDVPTSHGFYKYIAALYEAGIIDGYSNGNFGVNDPLNRGQMAKILALAYQLEKQPLRTAKFTDVSANAFYAGYLQSLIDNKITFGITPTRFAPNQYVDRGQMAMFVHRSELATNRTDTVNATISTFDGYSLQTDKGFYDIPASLRYFFSSQNYNALKNAKISFNHDKGALTSITQLELRNSGTSSNIITLYGNNTTLNGSLVIDADYLNVRDLTVTKNLSFGSETQNYFTGDTLNIKGSTTSNDYTSTSNRTLNLTFNNTTLNTVQLSKSNTNFTLTNKSFAQSITMKANGTVRTNDTSRVNEVSLEGSMSEAAIYSTIPKLSVSTTRDVTVNGSGTITTFNILTNRLVTINTAGTISTLDIPRDGYVNVSSQTWVANALIPWNTSIKDVIRNYDSAKYRIERINGVKNPDQTPPYEPPVYQDITIRAASMDANGVISMTFDQNPTKYKMITKTKMYAGDVKTNQTLELTNLSIGNGNYTSGQAGTFTWTEGKNQYSTSYSTVSSSGNWKTVTFYEDTRLKNKIFGITYRVSSLGLEVATDFTDDTVTFLNNSTFSVVGTKGSYTSIAGSKIAVPTGTITNETELQRALSLKVPEITISKDITITKPVAINYPNVKIQAINGAAIKVSDGLRYKSEEAAITFDENAKNAKWQNVKLVGHFNTRGHGILVNSDNVTFENAEVTNFAGYNIVSDNTSSVTLNKVKLSNAKGGLHVYTSRTSSPTTVNLTNVETTNNQDGGVNLVADRGSSKIIVTGKGNKHNDQSKGVPAPAFWTDGNGEFDFKLADLHLYTKIQNAYYHIDNDLEFSHAVSQLSKTKTEKQTPGMNIADNFTTNKPLKVNEAISINGNGKTITLNSKGDPKRNAEGLLISSSVVIDNLNFAAGKEMKDHLIEVSGNGASLALSNTTLKDSRLGAIYVGNSEKKETKEKLTLKGSIALSNNELGGVGAMNGVTIIAKEAKITYTPSTRTNNVVYKNTNRKGSIKVEPIFWADSLDVLVDLPDGFKKYEVSRDKKNNKILSNDRNSATEVIYSR
- a CDS encoding ABC transporter permease, encoding MNRIKNSFNGLTVVKVLIYAFFGLFMLLPLLSVFVVSFTGEPTNLLGSLTDPAIFNSTLEKFKNISLDNYKRIFSGKGYFSALKNSLALAFTVTIIIILVCIPLAYGIARTKMPFKKTISALCMIPLIVPTFISAYAFIIMFGRAGWVTQIYNALGGEGMLLNPYSMAGVVAVQVFFFFPYALWPLVAAFKVSDISLEEASQNLGAKNWFTFIFVTFPLALPGVISSALLIFTVSFSDFGSPIVLAPKELNLLVVEAYREISGFFNWGGAAILTVVMVIVAAFFFYLQHLYTKGKNYGSVSGKPKQQKLIENKLLTRVLSGYSLFVVLIPLLAMLSVALQSVATTWGKDLLPSGYTLNHYKTIFSTSMGNIQNSIMLATGALVLSVIIATFVSYFVVRQNSAKLDFIASIPLVVPGIAFGIALIQTFNTMPLQLTGTALLLIIAYTIRRLPYMVRSTMGSMRAIKQDIEEAAVNLGATPLTAAITIVGPLMLPGIAAGSVLVFITVIKEASVSILLAPPEWAPMSLAIFQNILRAEYYSAAAMSIVLIVLVLVLQGIASFIGKKQRL